The sequence below is a genomic window from Oreochromis aureus strain Israel breed Guangdong linkage group 12, ZZ_aureus, whole genome shotgun sequence.
CCACGTTGTAGCTGCCTTAAGTTCCTGCAGTGTAAAGTACAGAGTACAAAACCCTACCAGAAACTAAAACATCATAAActataagagaaaaaaatgcaacGCTAAAATGAATAATTGTTAACTAAGTGATCTACAGAGACCAAATATTATTTAACATGGAAGTATCAAAGATTCCTTCTTGCTTTGCTCATATTGGTCGATGCCTGCGGATTCATGACATTTCAGATCTGTTAATGGTTTCTTGGATCCAGTCGAGTTGTTTGTTCGAGATAAACGAGTAGACTCCAGGTTTGTTAATAATACCACAACCATCTCCAAAAGAAGTGACTCCAGCCAGCTCTCCATTGCACAACAGTGGCCCTCCTGAATCCCCCTGCAGGAAAATCAAATTCACGATAGTTTTTCTTGGACTAACTAACAGGCGTGAAAAAATACATGCTTTTTATATACTTACTTGACAGGTATCAGCATTGTTTAAACCATTTGAACCAGCACATATCATGCCTCTGGTGATAACAGGTCTGTTGTTGTAATAATAATGAGAGTTGCACTTCTGTCTGTCAATCACAGTCACATTGACTGACATCAGGACATCCGACCAGTCCGTCTTTTCGGTTGTTCCCCATCCGGCCACCAGACACTTGCTGCCAGCTGGAGGGTCTTTGGCAGTGTTGCCCAACTCGAGCCATTTCACTGTTTTGGTCAACTCCACAGGTTTGTTAAGCTgaaaaagagttaaaaataaCTATTACATATTGATAATGACTGTCTGTACATTAGCTTTACATAGTTGACCACAAAgtaaatatatgtatgcaaCACTGTGGTAAAGTCTTGAACTGCCTgtcctttatttatatattttatttggaaaatgggaaatatatACAGCAATTTATTGAATTACATAATCTATAATATAAGGTTAAAATAAACTCATCCACATCTTTGCTTCATTTGTTTTTGGACACTGAATTATCAGCTTACCATGAGCAACATGAGGTCATTGCCCAGGAAGACACTGTAATAGTCCGGATGAGGAAAACGTTTCACAACTTCTCTGATTTGCCAAGAATCTCTTTCCACTTTCTGGAGGGAGTGGACTCCCAGGATCACTAGACTCACActataaatgaaaaaacacagtCTAGTGATGATAGTTCatttatataaaatgttaaTAGGTCAGTCACCTTATTATATGTGGATTGTTGCATATGGCTGGGCATTAGATTAATTTGTGTGGTATAGTCGGTCAGCCAAATAACGAATTTCAACAACATAAATTGAAAAAATCCATTATAAATAGCATTTCCTACAACAGCTCCATGAATATATAATGTTCACAATATAATGGAACAtctattgaaatataaataaatatatatatatttattaaatatatcATGTCCAACTTTGTATGTTTATCCTGTCAATTAAATGTAATCAACTTAACATGTAAAATTATAGTAAAATTTATTAGTTGACATTTGAAAATTCTGGATACTTGATACTGACACATTTTAGTGCCTATTTTCTCATTGTAGTTCTGGAGCaggtgtaataaaaaaataacttttacaTGGTCTGTTAAAAAAATGGTGTAATATTTGgatttgaacattttaacacAGTAATCCTCGGGCTCCTACCCAGTGCAGTGAGCAGCAGTCAGTACCCattgtggatggattaatgTCCCTCCACAGAAAGATGTTTTGCTTTCCACATAGGCCATGAAAGGCAGCGAGTGTGGCTCAACCTCTTTCCCTTCAATAATCTCAGAACCATGgcctaaaacaacaacaacaaaatcctGTCACATAACAAAACGAGCAGACTATCAAGTAATGAACAGCAATGAAGTAATGAAAGTaatgaacaggtgagtgaaaCAAACACTCTGAACCAACTGCTTTGCAATACTAAAACACATCAGTAATGTGACATTGCATTTGCTGATTTACATGAAAGTCGAAATTACCAAACAGTAAATTCAAGTGCAACAAAAGACATTACTAACCTGGCTGGATGATGAAAAGGAGCATGCAACTGAAATTACGCAACCAGAACATTTCTTCTTATCTCTCTTTGATCAGACGCTGAATGCATTATAACCCACTGTGATGCACATATTTATATGTTGAGCTGAAAGCTGTGGTTTGACCTTGGAAATTGATTAGTCAACAAAATCAACACATCAAACCCAACCGTTCAAAGTCTGTggttaaatatatcattaatatCTGTCCCACAACACCCAGTCTACAGTGTTCCCACAGGTGCAAATTCCCACATAATGCCATCCATGGCCTGCAGGCCATACATAGAATCATGAAAAGCAACTTCCTGGGAacccttttttttaacttcaccAAGCATATCAGCAGCCTATTTTCTATTGAATGCAATGCTTGTACTCATGGGCAATTTTCATTCCCCACAGTAAAAACCGGTCCCCGTGGGGTGGTTCATTTTTCAGGTCATGGACACCATCAAGATAGaaaaatgcacacatacacacacacacacacacacttacaaacTATGTAATGCTGCTATGTAATGATGGCGCTCACAGTTTCAGGGGGTGCAGATATGCCTGTGTGCCACtgaaaattttaacatttatacaACCACGCTCAAATATGCATGGTGGTTGTGGAATTATGCTCTGGGTCTGTTTTCAGCCAGTGGTACTGGTGCACAAGGTGGATGTAATAAAGACAAAGGACTACCTCTAAATTCTTCAATTTCAGCTTGAACACAGTTGTTTAATCACaaaacaatgatcccaaacacctAGCCTTCCTACACATCAATCCTATAAAAAATTTGTAGATTGTGCTTTAAGGTCCATGCCAAGAAGCCAACaatttttaaatgaactctTTGAATAATTCCAAGCAGAGCAGAACAGTTCAAATACGTCATTGaaacacccaaatttctcaGGCACAATAAGTCttcttatcttgtttttttatcagGTGTTAAATGCACTGAAACCCAATTTGGCACAAAACTTTTTTATGCTGAGCTCAAAGGAAGTGCCGTAACCGTGAGTCAGCAAAATAGAGACATGGAACTGATGCATGAACTGATAAGCTTGTGGTCAAATTTAACATAAATAACAACCTTTTTTAATGACTGTGTGATGGAGATTCTTTACATGTGACATTTCCACTGGGTGTAGTGTATGTATATCACTGATATTTTCAGCTATACTTACAAGGGTTACTAAAAGCTGTTAAATTCAGAAAAACTATAAAGCTGGTTGAAAAAATGAAACTGTGTTTGTGGAGGTAAATGATCACAAAAGACATAATGTTTTAATATAACACTCCaaaaaatgaaaggaacactaaatcagtctcagctgatttggtgttaatgaaattaacaactagaggggcaacaatgCGATAACTGCTAAAACCAGATTGGATTTACAGATGAAGGCCACTGACATTTTTCTCTCCTAATCTTTTCTGGCCattttttcattagttttgcATTTGTCCATTTGACGTCATGAAGCGAaacctggaccctacagaggttgcaAAGATGGTCAAACttctccaggatggcacatcaatgTCTTTGCCAGAAGGTTTGCTATGTGCCCCTGCACAAATTTTAAaacccttttctttttccacataAATAGCCTCAAATATGAGTGCTCCGGTTTGCTTCAGATGACTGCAATAAAAGCAGGGAAAAGAAGAGCTTTCCTTGCTAAAGTAGTAAAGGAGCCCTTCTCTACATCACACGTTGACCAAATTTTAGCAACAGGAAACTCATGTGTTGCAATGATAACTCACTGAAGCTCATTTACTTGCTAATAGTAGCTGTGTTTCTACACAACGTACTGATTGTAactcaatcaatcaattaatcaatcaatcaatttatttataagcacattcaaaaacaacacaggttgCTGCAcatagtaaaaaagtaaaaagtagatCAAAGATACACAAAGAACAAGACAAAACTCACTAACTAACTGATCTCAGAGCAATGAAAGCATATCCAGCAGCACCTTGCCACACACGCTGGTCCCCCTTTAGGTCAAGCACTGCTTCTGGGTCCTGACGGAACCCCACTGTGGGGTTCTGTCCCCACAGTATCTGAGAGCAGCTctgatactgaaggacccgttcCACCCCAGCAATAAACTGTTCCGGCTTCTGCAATCAGGCAGAAGGTTCCGCACCATCCGGACAAGAACAGAGGGGCCCACAACCAACCATAACAAACTCAGACAGGGCTCACTTATTCCTAGTCCCATTTCATGCCTGATCCTTCTGACTTCATTGCGGCACAAGCCACTTTAACACCCCACTCACACAGTGTACATTCCCAAATTTTGAACTGTAAAtttccagattgttttattctatttgaCATGAACGTATATAATTCACTCACTTATTGCACATGTCCTCTTTGTATATATCTACTTACTTACTGTATAtaatgttttttctctctctattttGCACAGTCGAGGAGCGCATCAGGTCACATTTCTCTACGTGTTATACTTATATAACCATGTACGTGACAAATAAAAggatcttgaatcttgaatctgcGGTAACGTTAATTCAGACTGAACCATTTGTCTAGTAGTTTGAATAGTATGATGATTTCACTGGTCCACAGTGTGGTCATGAgataacatacacacacaagataaaaacacttcagttttTCAGATAGAACATATCTTCTTTTCCTTCCTATGTTGATTCCACTGAAAGCCACAGTTTTTTATGCATGACACTGAGCATGAAGGATGTGGTCTCACCATGAAAATTAATGAGACAGCAAAATAGAGATATAGGAAGTGATGCATGCTGGTATAAAAACTTAAAActttattgttgtttcaaaAATTTATCACAAATAACTATTTGCAGCCCACATTGTTACTGTATGTACATTGTACATTTATGACTGACACTTTCAGCCACTGTTAGTGTTTCTAGATGGTCTAAAAGCTAAGATTATAATCACCAcatgtcctttttctttttgttgtatatgtttttcaatttttaaaaaaaatgcttcttgGACATCAACTTTAGTTGTGGTTAGTCCCATCCACTGCAGGAAACTAAAGCAGctacaaaatattaaaaacttttaTAGGACACAATCACCCTGATGGTTTTTGGATTACTGGTATTTAAATGTCATGGCGCCCCTAGTGGCAGACATGTTTGCGACGCGATACTGCTTACAGGGAAGAGGTGGCTCAGCTGGTGTCCTGGTGCCTGGAAAAGAATCGCTCCTTAAATgctgagaagactaaggagatGATTATTGACCCAAGGACGAGCACGCCCCACTATACATCAACGGGACTCAGGTGGAGAGGGTGAAGACCTTCAAATTCCTCGGCACCCACATCAGTGAGGATCTCAACTGGACCCATAACACACAGCAGATCATCAAGAAGGCTCAACAATGACTCATCTTCCTAAGGAAGCTGAGGAAATTTGGATTAACTTCCAAACCGCTCAGCAACTTTTACAGATGCACAGTGGAGGGTATCCTGACAAACTGCATCATGGGAACAGCACCACCCAGGACAGGAAGGCTCTCCAACGTGTTATTAAAACAGCACAATTCATCTGTGGAGTACTCCTCACACCACTTCAGGACATTTACCACACCCAGGTCAGGAAAAAGGGCACAGAATATCATTAAGGACAGAACACACAAttcacactcctgccatctggCTGACGCTACAGGAGTTTGAAAGCAAGGACAACCAGACTAAAACACAGTTTCTATCCACAGGCCACCAGGCTACTGAATCACTGACTAATTGTTGAACTGTAGTTATCTTTAACCTGTAATTCGCAATTTTGTACATTTATATACAACATAATACAACTTCAtacaatacaaacattttaatattgcaTATTCTGCATATATTACCACTGTGACAGTGTTGCATCTACTTGCACTTTAAATTCTGACTACCCACACATAAGCTACATAAGCacttgttttactttatttttttattttctatctcAGAATTaagttattctttattttagttagttgtttatttaattttgtgaagGGAACCTGCAAAGTAAGAATTTCATTGCTCTGTGTAACCACTTGGATTTTGTGGTGTATATGACAATAAACTTCTTGAatatcttgaatcttgaatttAGTTGTGGTCACTGAAGACCACAAAAGAGTTTCTACAGGTACAAATCTGTAAACATGTAACATGTCTGTTTGCAAAAAGAACGTTATTTTTAATCAAGTGTTAATTTCCCACAAAGTTCAATCTGTTCATCGTGccttttcagtgggagaaactgtTCGTAACTCaaccaagtgacttcttcagtatCAGCTCACAGTGGTTATGACAACGGGATATTAACTGACCCCAAGGCCGATTGTTAGCCAGTAGTCAGTATATTTTAATGCAGaacatttaaacttttattgtaataaaacagaatttGTCTATTCTGTAGTGTTAATATTTTTAGTATTGAGAATAGAATACTTCTTCTACAACTGTAAAATGTTCATAACCAGCATTTGATCAGAGATAGTCACACCATGTGGGCTCTTTGAATTTTTGTGGCCTGTTTAATCACAGTGATTCATAACATGAAACATGCAATTAACTTGCACTCACTGTGACACTGACTCTCAGTTTCCATACTACACCACTAGATGGTGTTCTCTGCCATATGGTGTGAGCTCTGTGTGCCTTCAGTCTAGTAATGAAACTAGAAAaccaatcatttaaaaaaacacattaacaagTGGTTAAACTGATTAATGCTATTTTTGATCACCACTGACTATTGTGGCAACATTAATACCTTTTTCCGCAGAGCACAATAAACCAAATTTAGTCAGTATTTGGGGTTTTCCACAATTAGCAAGATTTGATCCACACTACTACTTAAAGTGCAAAGTAAAAGCAAATCAAATGCTCCTTCAATCAGCACCTTACCATGTGCCTGCATCCACCAGTCACAGTTGTTTCCTGTATGTTGCAGTTTCCTGGAAAGGTCTTGACACTTAACAGTCTGTAAAAAAGACAGATGTAcaacaaaaagcaaagcaaacaaaagcaTGTCCTTCAAAACAGATGATCAGCATTGTTTGGATACACTTTGGCTTTAGTGCAAGTGACTAAGAAGAATTCATATGAAAATAGTGATGTAGAGTTGTGTATGCACAGCaaaacaacacaactgatgTTCAAAATATGAATAGCACACTGGCAGTATACTGGCAGTTTGTGGGTAGCTATGGACTTCTATCTGCAGAGAGTGTCTGTTTTCCAATCGGGCTGTGTCAAAAATATGTGGTACAACTGGTCTGTAGACTACGGTTGTTTGAGCTATTTTTGGTCAATCAGCTAGTTGCATAGAATAGAAAAGTTATAACAGCTGAAGTTAAACCactgttaaaaacaacaaaaagtttCCTTGGTAGCCATTGTTTGTActtttttattatgtattttttgATCTATGGTGTTTGAGTCCCTCTTCTCCCATTCCTGGTAAGGTCAGCTATCCAGCCCTTCCCTGTTGCATGCCACTAGTCATCCAGACCGCATTCAATCAATGCACAGGATCATTCACAACAAGCAATGCGATATTGGGATTATGGAGGACTGCACAGGGGCATGTTTGCATTAGTTGAATACCCCTCTCTGTATGCTGTCCATAGGCAAATCCCTCTACAAATGGAAACATAAATTAAATCTTTCAACCACCTGACAACACACTACAAATGCAGAATAGCTTTTGcatgaaggccaagaaaaacaGTGCAATGGCTGTTGACACAGTGCATCTGCGTATCCATCCAGCTCACAAATACACACTGGCCTCAATGCAAACATAAACCAATTGCATAACTATTTAAACAAATATGCCAGTCCACAATAATTTTTCAACATGGTAGTACAAACACCGTATGAAAAACATCACACATAAAATGAGGGGGACCTCAGAGCTATGGAACACCTTTCTAAGCATTTTATTcaagtaaaatgaaatataatactATACAGTATAATGAAGCAGCTGAGCTATTGCATTTggatatattgtacatatacaATAAGGAACATTTACACTACCAGTCCAAAGTTATAGAACACCCTCCCCCCATCAAACTAAATCCTTGGAATTGTTCAGTTTTCGCAAGGCTCTGGGTTAGCAACACGTTttcactcccaaagcgtaaaATTTTAGCTCTGTTACAAATCAGCACTTCTGGGCACCCAACACATATTAGGAGATAAGAAAAATGAGGACACATGAGAACCAtttggaatgaatctacacatgtatagtcattttatttaaatcgctttggaaaacactatctaaCATCATTAAAGTCATGGTTAacgttagggataaggttatggttagggttaagGTTGGAATACTACTGGATTTCATCCAtgtcttatttaatgaatcatttcagtGTAAGCAGTTATctcctggaagttttcagtcttttgaatatgtggctttacagctgaaggccccatccaaagttgtgtttcttaatgtttacaggcctcccaaatactgcacagacttttttaatgatctcagtgaactgctgtctgtgatctgtgttgatttcgactgtgtaattattgttggggattttaacatccatgtggacaaccctcaggacaaagggacaaaagacctgagtaacactctgggcaactttgggctgactcagcatgtaacagaggccacacataatagaggacacactcttgacctactgatctccaagggcctgagcatttcaaaggttactgtatctgatgtgggcctgtctgatcattactgtgttttctttgaaagcaaAATTTTagcccacacaaatatatcaacagcagtgatcacaaaacggtgtataactgaacacagcagtgagatctttaaccaggtcttcccattaacacctgacctgtccagaggttcggtcaatgagctcgtcactagcttcaatgctaaaatgttaaatgtaatggacactattgctcccattaaggtgaaggttatctctggaaggaagaagtctccatggagaaactccacactggtgaaaaatgaaaaaagagagtgtaggaaagctgagcgcagatggagaaaaacagacctccaggttcattatgacatctataaagagaaacttcacaattataatttacaactgaggagtgcaaggaggtcctacttctctgacatcatcaccaaaaacagtcataatgctCGGGCCTTATTTgctacagttgacaggctaatAAACCCTCCTGTGTCTGTGCCAGCTGAATttcattcgaccatggcctgcaatgactttaccaaattcttcacagaaaaaatccaaaagattagacaagcaattggtacatcaacagcagatccaggatatgtactgtgtccaccgaaaaactgtttaaataccatgaaccagtttcaccctattaacagcaaagacctggaggacatcttaggtcaactgaactcctcctcttgctgtttagatgtcctgccaacaagctttttcaaaaaggtctcaaagactttggagtcagacctgttacagatcatcaacttttctttaatatcaggtgtgtttccagaaccactaaaaactgctgtaattaaacctatactgaaaaaggacaatct
It includes:
- the LOC120443166 gene encoding granzyme K-like — encoded protein: MFWLRNFSCMLLFIIQPGHGSEIIEGKEVEPHSLPFMAYVESKTSFCGGTLIHPQWVLTAAHCTGVSLVILGVHSLQKVERDSWQIREVVKRFPHPDYYSVFLGNDLMLLMLNKPVELTKTVKWLELGNTAKDPPAGSKCLVAGWGTTEKTDWSDVLMSVNVTVIDRQKCNSHYYYNNRPVITRGMICAGSNGLNNADTCQGDSGGPLLCNGELAGVTSFGDGCGIINKPGVYSFISNKQLDWIQETINRSEMS